A window from Theropithecus gelada isolate Dixy chromosome 1, Tgel_1.0, whole genome shotgun sequence encodes these proteins:
- the REG4 gene encoding regenerating islet-derived protein 4: MASRSMRLLLLLNCLVKIGVLGDIIRRPSCAPGWFYHKSNCYGYFRKLRNWSDAELECQSYENGAHLASILNVKEASTIAEYISGYQRSQPVWIGLHDPQKRQRWQWIDGAMYLYRSWSGKSMGGNKHCTEMSSNKNFLTWSSNECNKRQHFLCKYRP; encoded by the exons atggCTTCCAGAAGCATGCGGTTGCTCCTATTGCTGAACTGCCTGGTCAAAATAGGAGTCCTGGGTG ATATCATCAGGAGACCCAGCTGTGCTCCTGGATGGTTTTACCACAAGTCCAATTGCTACGGttacttcaggaagctgaggaactGGTCTGATGCTGAG CTCGAGTGTCAGTCTTACGAAAACGGAGCCCACCTGGCATCTATCCTGAATGTAAAGGAAGCCAGCACCATAGCAGAGTACATAAGTGGCTATCAGAGAAGCCAGCCCGTATGGATTGGCCTGCACGACCCACAGAAG AGGCAGCGGTGGCAGTGGATTGATGGGGCCATGTATCTGTACAGATCCTGGTCCGGCAAGTCCATGGGTGGGAACAAGCACTGTACTGAGATGAGCTCCAATAAAA aCTTTTTAACTTGGAGCAGCAACGAATGCAACAAGCGCCAACACTTTCTGTGCAAGTACCGACCATAG